A window of the Choloepus didactylus isolate mChoDid1 chromosome 11, mChoDid1.pri, whole genome shotgun sequence genome harbors these coding sequences:
- the TAS2R1 gene encoding taste receptor type 2 member 1: MHSFHLIHLLSAVIQFLIGIFANGVILIVNGAELIKNRRMSSLELLLSCLAISRIGIQWSILYVNLYFLSLIELVTFTENFLVFLFMNELALWLATWLGVFYCIKITNIAHPFFWLKRRISKLVPWLILGSLLYSLIAAFLHNENMWSYFKDTWLNKFSENATTQTKELAPLQFGFLVFELSSSLFIFLAAVLPLMFSLGRHARQMRNTAVGARNWRVRAHVSALLSILSFLILYVSFYTTTALFSFGIFNSNSLNFLFHVFVLGTYPSGHSVILILGNPKLKENAKRFLLHSKCCQ; encoded by the coding sequence atGCACAGTTTTCACCTTATCCATCTTCTTTCTGCTGTGATACAATTTCTTATTGGGATTTTTGCAAATGGTGTTATTTTGATTGTGAATGGGGCCGAACTGATCAAGAATAGAAGAATGTCTTCATTGGAGCTTCTCCTTTCCTGCCTGGCGATCTCTAGGATTGGGATACAGTGGTCAATCCTCTATGTTAATCTGTATTTTCTCTCCTTGATAGAATTGGTTACATTTACTGagaattttttggttttcttgtttATGAATGAATTAGCGCTTTGGCTTGCCACCTGGCTTGGTGTTTTCTACTGCATCAAAATCACCAACATTGCCCACCCATTCTTCTGGTTGAAGAGGAGGATTTCCAAGTTGGTACCCTGGTTGATCCTGGGATCTCTGCTATATTCATTGATTGCTGCTTTTTTACACAATGAAAATATGTGGTCTTATTTCAAAGATACCTGGTTGAACAAATTCTCAGAAAATGCAACGACTCAAACCAAAGAATTAGCTCCTCTTCAGTTTGGCTTTCTTGTCTTTGAGCTGTCGTCATCATTATTTATATTCTTAGCGGCTGTTCTGCCCTTGATGTTTTCCTTGGGGAGACATGCCAGGCAGATGAGAAACACTGCAGTGGGCGCCAGGAACTGGAGGGTGAGAGCCCACGTCAGCGCACTGCTCTCCATCCTGTCCTTCCTCATCCTCTATGTCTCTTTCTACACGACGACTGCTTTGTTCTCTTTTGGAATCTTCAATAGCAACAGCCTCAACTTTCTGTTCCATGTTTTTGTGCTTGGCACATACCCCTCTGGACACTCTGTCATCTTAATTTTAGGAAATcctaaactgaaagaaaatgcaaagagATTTCTCCTTCACAGTAAGTGCTGTCAGTGA